The following proteins are co-located in the Apium graveolens cultivar Ventura chromosome 5, ASM990537v1, whole genome shotgun sequence genome:
- the LOC141724418 gene encoding 7-deoxyloganetic acid glucosyl transferase-like isoform X1 produces MAEQTIPTHVVIFPFPLQGHMNSMFKLSELHVTYHVTYLITVQYHTRLLLNTNTISWCAKYPGFHFQMLPQNVSHGNAQPIELFLRLYESLKTVKPFLKDMLVGQDQTRPVTCLITDGLIKFTLDVGEETGVPVIYFRTASASSFWAYFCSDKIVEAGDCPFKGDDWDFPIRSVPGLPHYNPASRAIMSSSAYAAAFNSLGLAYKTSKGAPGTGSRSGDVEGGADSSAPGMWLTRSTCPWSRIWTSRKFLKMILLRRRESSPRESLPAEKLLLLTGSFVIRKGRARTGVSSR; encoded by the exons ATGGCAGAGCAAACTATCCCAACTCATGTGGTTATCTTCCCGTTCCCGCTGCAAGGCCACATGAACTCCATGTTTAAACTAAGTGAGCTCCATGTCACCTACCATGTCACCTACCTTATCACTGTCCAATACCATACCCGCCTCCTGCTAAACACAAACACTATTTCCTGGTGTGCTAAATATCCAGGGTTCCATTTTCAAATGCTGCCCCAAAACGTCTCCCATGGGAATGCCCAGCCCATAGAATTATTCCTAAGGTTGTATGAATCTTTGAAAACAGTTAAACCGTTTCTTAAAGATATGCTGGTTGGCCAGGACCAAACAAGGCCAGTAACTTGTCTTATCACGGATGGACTCATAAAATTTACGCTTGATGTGGGGGAAGAGACTGGTGTTCCTGTTATCTACTTCCGTACTGCTAGCGCCTCTTCCTTTTGGGCTTACTTTTGCTCGGACAAAATTGTTGAAGCCGGTGACTGTCCTTTTAAAG GAGACGACTGGGATTTCCCAATTAGGAGCGTACCAG GTTTGCCGCATTACAACCCTGCATCCAGAGCGATAATGTCTTCTTCGGCATACGCAGCAGCTTTCAACTCCCTGGGATTGGCATATAAGACGAGCAAAGGGGCCCCTGGGACTGGATCCAGATCTGGGGACGTAGAGGGTGGAGCCGATTCTTCTGCCCCCGGAATGTGGCTGACCCGGTCAACGTGCCCTTGGTCGAGGATCTGGACATCCAGGAAATTTCTGAAGATGATCCTCCTTCGAAGAAGAGAAAGTTCGCCCCGCGAAAGCCTCCCCGCAGAAAAGCTGTTGTTGCTGACCGGGTCGTTTGTGATTCGGAAGGGAAGGGCCCGGACGGGGGTCTCATCAAGATAG
- the LOC141724419 gene encoding 7-deoxyloganetic acid glucosyl transferase-like, giving the protein MEKAPAHVLIFPLPLQGPVNSMFKLAELLCLSNIHVTLLVTQHIHSRLIRFTDVQSRFQRYPGFSLETISDGLPENHPRGDKFMELFDSLRINTKPLFKKFLMSCTRPISCVIADGIMGFTCDVTSEIGLPIIYVRTISACCLWLFFCLPNLIQSGELPFRGDDLDTPIKSVAGTEDFLRRRDLPSFCRSGDLSHPNVQLYKSESEENPRACGLILNTFEDLEGPILDQLRKFCPNLYTIGPLHTHLKMKLAGDKMSSAQGTSSNSLWKEDLSCITWLDSQPEKSVIYVSFGSLALMTRDQLMEFWHGLVNSGCKFLWVIRPDAVAGENEVPEDLKEGTKERGYIVEWAPQEEVLAHKSVGGFLTHSGWNSTLESVIEGVPMICWPYFMDQQVNSRFVSEAWKLGLDMKDTCDRVIVEKMVRDLMVERKDEFSKSADRMAMLGKKCLGEGGSSYGNLERLIHDIKLM; this is encoded by the exons ATGGAGAAAGCACCAGCCCACGTCCTGATCTTCCCATTACCACTCCAAGGCCCAGTTAACTCCATGTTCAAACTCGCTGAACTCCTCTGTCTCTCCAACATCCACGTCACTCTCCTTGTCACTCAACACATCCACTCCCGTCTTATTCGCTTCACCGATGTCCAATCTAGATTCCAACGTTACCCCGGGTTCTCTCTTGAGACAATCTCAGATGGGTTGCCGGAGAATCATCCACGTGGCGATAAGTTTATGGAGCTTTTTGATTCTTTAAGGATCAATACAAAGCCGTTGTTTAAGAAGTTCTTGATGTCTTGTACACGTCCGATCAGTTGTGTAATAGCTGATGGAATCATGGGGTTTACTTGTGATGTTACTAGTGAGATTGGTCTGCCTATTATTTATGTTAGGACTATTAGTGCTTGTTGTCTTTGGTTGTTCTTTTGTCTTCCTAATCTTATTCAATCTGGAGAGCTTCCTTTTCGTG GAGATGATTTGGATACACCAATTAAGAGTGTGGCTGGAACAGAAGATTTTCTCCGACGGAGAGATCTTCCGAGTTTCTGTCGTTCTGGGGATTTGTCACACCCCAATGTTCAGCTCTATAAATCTGAATCTGAAGAAAATCCACGGGCTTGTGGACTCATTCTCAATACATTTGAGGATCTTGAAGGGCCAATTCTAGATCAATTGCGGAAATTTTGTCCTAATTTGTACACAATTGGACCACTCCACACCCATCTAAAAATGAAACTGGCCGGAGATAAGATGTCTTCGGCACAGGGAACATCATCAAATAGTTTATGGAAGGAAGATTTGAGTTGCATAACATGGCTCGATTCACAACCTGAGAAATCCGTAATTTATGTTAGTTTCGGAAGTCTAGCTTTGATGACAAGAGATCAGTTAATGGAATTTTGGCATGGACTAGTTAATAGTGGGTGTAAATTCTTGTGGGTCATTAGGCCGGATGCAGTTGCTGGAGAGAATGAAGTTCCGGAAGATCTAAAAGAAGGAACAAAGGAAAGGGGCTACATTGTGGAATGGGCACCGCAAGAGGAGGTACTCGCCCACAAGTCAGTAGGCGGGTTCTTGACACATAGTGGGTGGAACTCAACATTAGAAAGTGTGATTGAAGGAGTGCCAATGATCTGTTGGCCTTATTTTATGGATCAACAAGTGAATAGTAGGTTTGTAAGTGAGGCCTGGAAGCTGGGGCTTGATATGAAGGATACTTGTGATAGAGTTATTGTTGAGAAGATGGTCAGAGATTTGATGGTGGAGAGGAAAGATGAGTTCTCGAAGTCAGCTGATCGAATGGCTATGCTGGGGAAGAAATGTTTGGGCGAAGGAGGGTCTTCTTATGGTAATTTGGAACGTCTGATTCATGATATCAAATTGATGTGA
- the LOC141724418 gene encoding 7-deoxyloganetic acid glucosyl transferase-like isoform X2 yields MAEQTIPTHVVIFPFPLQGHMNSMFKLSELHVTYHVTYLITVQYHTRLLLNTNTISWCAKYPGFHFQMLPQNVSHGNAQPIELFLRLYESLKTVKPFLKDMLVGQDQTRPVTCLITDGLIKFTLDVGEETGVPVIYFRTASASSFWAYFCSDKIVEAGDCPFKGLPHYNPASRAIMSSSAYAAAFNSLGLAYKTSKGAPGTGSRSGDVEGGADSSAPGMWLTRSTCPWSRIWTSRKFLKMILLRRRESSPRESLPAEKLLLLTGSFVIRKGRARTGVSSR; encoded by the exons ATGGCAGAGCAAACTATCCCAACTCATGTGGTTATCTTCCCGTTCCCGCTGCAAGGCCACATGAACTCCATGTTTAAACTAAGTGAGCTCCATGTCACCTACCATGTCACCTACCTTATCACTGTCCAATACCATACCCGCCTCCTGCTAAACACAAACACTATTTCCTGGTGTGCTAAATATCCAGGGTTCCATTTTCAAATGCTGCCCCAAAACGTCTCCCATGGGAATGCCCAGCCCATAGAATTATTCCTAAGGTTGTATGAATCTTTGAAAACAGTTAAACCGTTTCTTAAAGATATGCTGGTTGGCCAGGACCAAACAAGGCCAGTAACTTGTCTTATCACGGATGGACTCATAAAATTTACGCTTGATGTGGGGGAAGAGACTGGTGTTCCTGTTATCTACTTCCGTACTGCTAGCGCCTCTTCCTTTTGGGCTTACTTTTGCTCGGACAAAATTGTTGAAGCCGGTGACTGTCCTTTTAAAG GTTTGCCGCATTACAACCCTGCATCCAGAGCGATAATGTCTTCTTCGGCATACGCAGCAGCTTTCAACTCCCTGGGATTGGCATATAAGACGAGCAAAGGGGCCCCTGGGACTGGATCCAGATCTGGGGACGTAGAGGGTGGAGCCGATTCTTCTGCCCCCGGAATGTGGCTGACCCGGTCAACGTGCCCTTGGTCGAGGATCTGGACATCCAGGAAATTTCTGAAGATGATCCTCCTTCGAAGAAGAGAAAGTTCGCCCCGCGAAAGCCTCCCCGCAGAAAAGCTGTTGTTGCTGACCGGGTCGTTTGTGATTCGGAAGGGAAGGGCCCGGACGGGGGTCTCATCAAGATAG